TTGTTGAGGAGGAACATAGGCCTGTGTTTGACCAACTTCAGAATCATCATCCCAATCATCGTCCCAATAATCTCCTGAACTTTGTTGGGACGATGTCATGGCACCTaatgtatcaaaatatttacttatgGTAACTAAAATGTTATGCATTAAAAAAAAGGAGACTCCTTAATGTATAAATGATTAATACTTGACGCGGATGCAGCAGTCTCTACTACTTGAACGTAAGCTGCTGGAAACAATCCACATTTTCCTCTCTGATTGAAACCCTCGCACCATCCATCACCTACATTGTCCCTCATGACAGTTAATATCTCTCCTGCTACAATGGACAATTCTGCTGTTCCTGATTCCCCAGTGAAATCGTACAGCGCCCTTACCTACACAAAAAAAAGTAAGAAACTAAATAcgagaatttcaaaattaaaaacacaAAGGATTTAGTTTCGCCTGCCACATGAAAGAATGAGTCATAACATGTTGATCAAACATTACGACTATATACTGCGATAGTTTTCGATATCTCTGATTAGTTTACATACCTGCTGGCCCTCCATCGTACGAACAAGTAGCCGCAGTTCTTTGAAATACCGATCGCTAACACGATAGGTTTTCGTTTTTCTAATTCAAATAGCTTAATTGCACCCGGTCACATACCTACACCGATCTGCTCAACCGTATGACTGACATTTACGTATTTGTGCGTGAACGTGTATGCGGCTTCGTGTCatataaatggaaatttcaaacgACTGTACCGCTACTGTCCGTGGCGCGTAACACGTTTCCCTAATTACGAAAACCACACATTTAATGGGCCAATTATATCAATGCCACAACGTCCGCGAATTAAAggaaatgagaaaataaaaatatacagagaCATTAGAGGAATTTTTACGTTTGTTATATTGTTGGAGGTTAGACACGAAAACACAGGGCACGTGAAATTACGATCCATTACTGAAACTTGGATCCGCCTCTGTTAATTCATTACAAACTTTTACTTTGGTCTGTACAACTTGTACggcaataattattaaagaaaaaatggaatttaatgcgatcattagtttttttttttagtaattaaattatttaatggcAAATATCATATGTCACAATGCATTGAGTAATTGCCCACAATTATTACATTGTTATCAAATGATTCATAGGATCATAAACAGCATTGTtttacttgtattttattatcatttaaacaaagtaataaaaaaaaagtttcaaAGGACGAATAcattaattctaaatattaattttaaacattgcaTGGAAAAGTATaagtaaatgttaaaatattttgttgaaatatttattatttttgtagttaCTTTCAGTTTTTGATGTTACAGATGTTTAAATTGTAATCAATTTCAATGTGAAGACTTTGACTCTTTTGCATTTTGAAGACTCTGTGTGATGTATAACTTTGCTAAGCTCTGAGCACAGAATTGAGATATGTGTTCACTGTATGTATTAATTTGTCCAGCTACAATCATTGGATTCAGCCTTGGTGGAACAGGTAAAGGTCTCATCAGTTTATTGATATCGTCATCTGGCAATGGAGGTTCATCTTTAGCAGCCCTAGCTGCATTTTCTTGGGCTCTCTTAGCTAATAATCTGTTCTTCTCTTGCTGTTGACGAACAACCAACTGTTGGTATCTATTAAACTTCATGGCCTCTTGATTCAATTCATCTACACGATCCATTAGACAACGTAACTGATTTTCTAGAACAGTGGCAGTTCCTAGGTCCAAGTATTTAGTACCTTCTTCTTCAGGAATCATTTCTTCCAACTCGGACATCATTATGTTAGTCAAATTACTGTTCTTTATTACCACTGGAATTTCAATGAACAGGTTCTCATAACCGATTTTCAAAGTTCTTAATGCTTCCGGTGTAAACTCTCCTTCTTTGTACAACTGAATAGCTTGCGGTGTAAGCCTATAAGCTTTCAATGTCAAAAAACCTCTGGCTGACTTGGCTGTATCGTATATAAGAACTACTGATTCTTCTATGGAAGTTTGATAATGATATTGTGATTCCAATAGCGAAACATTCAGAAAGTTTCCAACGT
This is a stretch of genomic DNA from Nomia melanderi isolate GNS246 chromosome 1, iyNomMela1, whole genome shotgun sequence. It encodes these proteins:
- the eIF3h gene encoding eukaryotic translation initiation factor 3 subunit h gives rise to the protein MNARPQTRRIPEVEPRIDYVQCDGLVVMKMVKHCHEESLSNMDVAQGALLGLVVKHRLEITNCFPFPKNDEIMDEEEYQLAMMRRLRWVNVDHFHVGWYQSADVGNFLNVSLLESQYHYQTSIEESVVLIYDTAKSARGFLTLKAYRLTPQAIQLYKEGEFTPEALRTLKIGYENLFIEIPVVIKNSNLTNIMMSELEEMIPEEEGTKYLDLGTATVLENQLRCLMDRVDELNQEAMKFNRYQQLVVRQQQEKNRLLAKRAQENAARAAKDEPPLPDDDINKLMRPLPVPPRLNPMIVAGQINTYSEHISQFCAQSLAKLYITQSLQNAKESKSSH